In Gimesia panareensis, the genomic window CACAGATCCTGGGGATGCAGGATGTGACTGTCACAGGAGTCCCTGCCGGCTCGCATTATGCCCGGGTGCTGGTCGAGGCGGATTACATGCTGAAGCGGATTTCGATCGGCCTGGAACCTTCGGGGATCCGGGAGATCAAAAGTCATCTGGCGACACTGCGCGGCGGGGGCAACAGCACGCAGCGGTGGTGGTTTACGCCGCTCTATGATGCTTTTACCACGACGGCAGACCGGGATGCGTTTCAGTTTTCCGGACAGCGGTTGCAGATGATGTCGCAGGAGGAGTTCGTCAATCTGGCGGGCCAACGGACAGAAGCGGCACAGACTCGGATGTCGACGACACGCTACGCGCAGCAGTTCACCAAGTATTTCGCGAAACTGGCGGATCTGCATCCGACGTTTGCAGAGCTGCAGTCGATTACCGATCTGACCGTGCTGGCGGCGTTGATTCGCAAGGAACGTCTCGACGATCAGGTGGGCTGGGGGCAGCGGTTCTTTTTGAGCGAAGCGGATTTTCTGGTGCCGGAGGGAAATATCCCGACGCAGGTTCCCACGGCGATGAATTACAAGAAAGCAGGAGGGTTGATGATCTGCCTGGTCGGAGGCGGGGTGACGATTAATGCCCAAACGGTTCTGCGGCAGACGGAGTTTGTTACGACACGGGATGATACGCTGGCTGAGAAAAAACAGTCGGTTGTACGGCCGGAAGGGGTTCGCTGGTGGTGGGATTGACGTTGAGTCAGGGATACGTTTTACTGGGGAAAGGTTGTTATTCTATGGGCACTGTCGGACAAGCCGATGGTGGCACCCTACTGGTTTACCAAGGGGGAGGCTGTTATTCCATAGGCACTGTCGGGCAAGCCGACAGTGGCACCCGACTTTAGACTGAGATGTAGTTTACTAAATAAAGATATTGATTCACGAACACTGTTGGGCAAGCCAACAGTGCCACCCGATTATCACCACCTGATTACCATTAGTGATGCACGACGACCGTTTGATTCGACTTAGATTTAATCACCCACAATACAAGAAACTGATATTCATGATGCGACGCGCTCCTTTGTTGAACTGGCTCTGTTTTTTCATCTTCGCTGTTGTTTTATCAACGGGAACTCTGCTGTCAGCGGCGAAGCCGAATGTGCTGTTGATCATGACGGACGACCAAGGCTGGGGGGATGTGCGGCTGCACGACAATCCGTTGATTGAAACGCCGAACCAGGATTTGCTGGCGAAGCAGGGGGCGCGGTTTGAGCGGTTTTTCGTTTCACCGGTCTGTGCTCCCACGCGGGCGGCGCTGATGACCGGTCGCTACAGCCTGCGGACGGGCGTGCATGGTGTGACCCGCGGTTTTGAGAACATGCGGGCGGAAGAGGTCACGATTGCCGAGATGCTGAAAGCCGGCGGTTACGCGACGGGGGCCTTCGGTAAATGGCACAACGGGCGGCATTACCCGATGCATCCCAACGGGCAGGGCTTTGACGAATTCTTCGGATTCTGCGGGGGGCACTGGAACAGTTACTTCGATACCAACCTGGAACACAATCGGAAGCCGGTCAAAACGGAAGGCTATATCACCGACGTCCTGACCGACAAAGCGATCGAATTCATCAAACAGAATCAGGACCAGCCTTTCTTCTGTTATGTGCCTTACAACGCCCCGCATTCGCCGTGGATCGTGCCGGAGAAGTACTGGAACAAGTACGCGGACAAGGGGCTGGATGACAAAGCCCGCTGTGCGTACGCGATGGTGGATAGTGTGGATGAAAACCTGGGACGATTGCTCAAGACGCTGGACGATCTGAAGCTGGCGGATAACACGATCGTGCTGTTCCTGACAGACAATGGGCCGAACAGCGACCGTTACAATGGTGACATGCGGGGCAGGAAGGGATCGATCCACGAAGGAGGCATTCGCGTGCCCCTGTTTGTGCGGTACCCGGGCAAGATCGAGCCGGGGACGGTTGTGAAACCGATCGCCGCCCATATTGATATTCTGCCGACGCTGCTGGAATTCTGCGACGTGGAGTCGACGTCCGGGATTCCCGTCGACGGTAAGAGCCTGGTGCCTTTACTGACGAATTCGTCCGCAGAGAACTGGCCTGAGCGGATGCTGTTTGTCGATCGGCTGTTCCGCAATTCGATTCCGGGGACCGAACTGCCCGTCGGTTCGGTACGGACGGATCGCTG contains:
- a CDS encoding DUF1598 domain-containing protein — encoded protein: MKLLSHKQWKQTLIRVGMAFCLTVCLTTTGLAQANNGGNNTGNQNNQNNNNQNAGGITIDANGVISAPFRITLNSKRLNQKRLQALAAQALPGDVNQKSEFRKISLVQLEKVCQAYKAKGEPLPVEVRFLAGLWRIDYLFVDREHNDLIIAGPAEGFATNAQNRVVCVESGRPPLRLDDLVVALQSQQRGLITGCSFDAKQENLARMHEYIRRTNNASSSATAVTRFRTMAQILGMQDVTVTGVPAGSHYARVLVEADYMLKRISIGLEPSGIREIKSHLATLRGGGNSTQRWWFTPLYDAFTTTADRDAFQFSGQRLQMMSQEEFVNLAGQRTEAAQTRMSTTRYAQQFTKYFAKLADLHPTFAELQSITDLTVLAALIRKERLDDQVGWGQRFFLSEADFLVPEGNIPTQVPTAMNYKKAGGLMICLVGGGVTINAQTVLRQTEFVTTRDDTLAEKKQSVVRPEGVRWWWD
- a CDS encoding arylsulfatase, with product MMRRAPLLNWLCFFIFAVVLSTGTLLSAAKPNVLLIMTDDQGWGDVRLHDNPLIETPNQDLLAKQGARFERFFVSPVCAPTRAALMTGRYSLRTGVHGVTRGFENMRAEEVTIAEMLKAGGYATGAFGKWHNGRHYPMHPNGQGFDEFFGFCGGHWNSYFDTNLEHNRKPVKTEGYITDVLTDKAIEFIKQNQDQPFFCYVPYNAPHSPWIVPEKYWNKYADKGLDDKARCAYAMVDSVDENLGRLLKTLDDLKLADNTIVLFLTDNGPNSDRYNGDMRGRKGSIHEGGIRVPLFVRYPGKIEPGTVVKPIAAHIDILPTLLEFCDVESTSGIPVDGKSLVPLLTNSSAENWPERMLFVDRLFRNSIPGTELPVGSVRTDRWRAAYERNKWSLYDMQADPGEKQDVAKSNPVELKRLKSAYQKWFQDVSELGFEPIPIPVGHPKAELTSLPANESFLMPEAGQGINYSGKGHNGYANSWIEDWTDPGAQAVWHLDVLTPGTYAVTLKYTCAKDDVGCQIAAETGDQSLAATISKAHDPPKIGNQDRVEQSDNYQRKDWARLKLGTLELKKGCCDLKLTGVKKPGQELIDVKGLELTRVPTE